gtggaaagtggcaacgggcgacctgctagggggatcacaaggggacagagattgacggtcacattttggagacacacttcgctctcctgcttcgagcttgtggacttgcggaccaagggcgctcgcccttcatcttttcacgccatgttggcgacttgGATTTTTGCATACACGATGGATAAGCATTAGGCAGTTATGTTATAGttttcttaaagacacacttagctctcatgcttcgagctcggtgtcttgtggacttgtggactgggcgagcccctagaggggcaacgcccagggttcacaccGCCCGGTGGCGccccaagccagtagggttgggccCCGTTCAGCCAGGCCCGCACGGCCCATTAAGGACCctagcatatgggggcccaacactacctctataaataggtagcagataccaattgtaaaggacttttgctcattttatgaatacacacatgaaattcagttattctctctctagaTCTCTCTCTTAAGTGcaatcacttctctctctagggattacaccctttctcaatgttcttacCCGGAACAGTGACAATCACGAATTAATCATGATGCATTTCTTGACAACACTTTTTGCGTGCTGCTTAAACTAGTGTTATCATAAGTAAAACATGTTGTAGTGAAATATGTTTAAGATCCCTGATACATCGAGTTAAATCGAAATAGGTTCCgatacaatttttttatgacTTTCAGTccttgacaattttttttaattcaataagGACAAGATACGTCATGGTGCTCACCGTCTATAGCAGGAGTTCAAGCTTCAACAAAGGCTTCGAAGATAGACGATTAAAAGAGAGGCTTGGTTAAAAATCTTGATCGAACAAAGAACTAAAAAGAGGATCAAATGTCAAGGGACCTAAGTCCTCTATGTCGGCTTTCTATAAACGCATGCATAGTTTGGTTTTGTTGCTGCATCATGAGCCATCATGGCCCTAATGTCGTCGTCGGTCAGTGACGGAGGATCGGATCACCCCCGTTGCTTCCAGACTTTAGGTTCACCATTGAAAAAGCTCCTTGTGGGACTATGAAAAGTTTTACCTAGCCCCTAGGTGTGTACCAATGTTCATGAATGGAAATCTAGCTAGAGCTAAATAAtaacaacaatgatatatacacacctcattttttaaacacttaatttctacctatttttgttttcattgctctccttttatcatctatcgcatctcatactttctctcttttactttttattttcttcctataTCTCTCCTCATAACACCTCAAAAAGAaatgtgtaagtaacattattgaaataataaaatgaaagactGGATAACTTTTTAATCGTATTGAATGGAAAAGTGAGTGTACATTGATCATTGGAAGCCCTCATTATATAGTTGGGAGCTCCCCAAACCCTAAGCCTAAGTACATCAAACATAGGTTGCTTTAGCTGATTAAGTTACTAGAGGGGCGAGTATATCAGCATGTTTATTAAATGAGAAAAatgcattttaaattttaactggATAATTATATGtgggaaaggaaagaaaacccCACTTTTCAACTAGATAATTACATGTTGAAAGGAAAACTAAGTACTTAGAGACTCTTCACGATCAATCCTTATTTAGAGATTGCTTCTGTTCTCTCTTGATCATAATATTGctattaattaatttcagaaTACTGCATCATTTGGTCCTTGAGAGAAAAAAACCTCTCTATGCTGTTGCTCCCAGAAAACTCCATAAGACATTTCAAAATCATTGATGTCATTTCCAGCTTTATATCCCATTGCTTCATGCTCCATCTCATCTCCAAAGGGGATCCACGCATTCATCTCACAAAACGGTGAAGAAGAGATCAATTCCATGTCATCAGAGCCACTGAATGATCTGGAGAAATCTTGATCATCCACGTGTCCCATGTTGTACATTTGACCCAACACAGGGCCAGAGATCTCTGCCTCCAGTGACTGGATCATGCTTACGAGTCTATCATCGACATAGTACTCATCTTCCTGTGTTTCTTCCATCAAGGACATGAGAACCATATTGTTGGCCTCCAAGAACTCTGGTTCTAATTCAAAGACACTCTCTTGCACTGAGGATGACATTCTAATGAAGAAAAACTAATGAGccttttctctttgtttacTCGTATTAATGCTAAAGTGAGAGAACAAGAAGCTAGTAATCAAAGCAGTGGAAGACACAGGTTGGCTTCGAAGGGTAAATGGACGTTTATATAGGCAATTAAATGGTACACGACTACAAGGAGGGGTTGCTATTCATTATTGCAATACTGTGGTATGATTGATAGTTAATTAATCATTTTAATGAAGATATGGTTCATGTGATTGTGCCAAGATTCATATATATGTGCtggaaaaaattattgattCTTTGACCCATTGATGTCTATTTGTCGAGCTACAGAAGCCATGGTTCCAGGTGAGCAAAATATGGTATTATTAAACTAACTTGCTATAATGCACTCACTAATGGTGATAACAGTGGGGCATTACATCACAAGCCAGACAATATGCCCACCTGAAGGCCAATAATTAAGTAACAAATTGAGttaatttagtttttgtttAGAAATTAGTAAAAGGGAGAGAGGGGAAGAAAGGAGCAAGTGTGAGACAAGTTATTCTGTGGAATCAGGTGTGGCTGCTTGATGCAACCACCTTTATTTATAGCACTAGAACGAGGTCAATTCATGAAGATGATACAtattaggggtgtacaagaccccgaccctacccgccaacccgtccgGGCCCAAGCCTCTAGGGCTGGGTTGAACCCGGTCCAATCATTAAAAGATACCGGGTTCAGGTTAACCATTGTGTTATCCGGCTTCGGGTCGGGTCAGGTTCGTGTTGACGCTCGGGTCACTCGGCCCGTCCcagatatatattttataaaattttaatttgttataatgatcaaaatgtgatagatggtgctcaaatttatcttaccatgcggatgagatgaaaatgtttAAGATCtatcttatgaattaaataagcgTTGGTCAAAAGATGGACATTTTCAtgttctaacaagagaaaatcatgcatgTGTATGCGACAAGTGAAgagagatcaaacaaaatgagtgacacgtgcatgtagatcaaacaaaatgtaaacctctaAAGAACAATAGATTA
This portion of the Lotus japonicus ecotype B-129 chromosome 3, LjGifu_v1.2 genome encodes:
- the LOC130748089 gene encoding uncharacterized protein LOC130748089 — protein: MSSSVQESVFELEPEFLEANNMVLMSLMEETQEDEYYVDDRLVSMIQSLEAEISGPVLGQMYNMGHVDDQDFSRSFSGSDDMELISSSPFCEMNAWIPFGDEMEHEAMGYKAGNDINDFEMSYGVFWEQQHREVFFSQGPNDAVF